The following coding sequences lie in one Verrucomicrobiia bacterium genomic window:
- a CDS encoding DNA-binding protein, with the protein MTTPFPKLAQPAYRALAGAGYTHLEQLTRVKESEFKKLHGIGPNAVKQLKLALAAKGLSFAPEK; encoded by the coding sequence ATGACTACCCCTTTTCCTAAACTTGCGCAGCCGGCGTACCGGGCACTGGCTGGTGCTGGTTACACTCACTTAGAGCAGCTTACGAGGGTCAAAGAATCGGAGTTCAAAAAACTCCACGGTATTGGCCCAAATGCCGTGAAGCAACTGAAATTAGCCCTTGCCGCCAAAGGGCTGTCATTTGCGCCTGAGAAGTAG